A window from Symbiopectobacterium purcellii encodes these proteins:
- a CDS encoding S9 family peptidase: MKAPQAEKRPHSLTMHGDTRLDHYYWLRDDTREDPAVLSYLQAENAYCASHMQPSDAVKETLYQEMVARIPAQDASVPYVKRGYRYQTRYESGKEYARYVRQPASETEQWQLLLDENERAADSEFYNMGALSVSPDNRLLALAEDKISRRQYDIRFRNLESGEWLPDVIEHVSANMQWNADATAIYYVRKHPQTLLPYQVFLHRLGDDVSQDRLVYEEQDDTYYVSLGETTSEAYIVIFLSSTTSTEVRLLDAHDSDAVPQVCISRRKDHEYGVDHYQGAFYLRSNREGKNFGLYRTTDWDESAFETLIAPHSSRVLESFELFRDWLVLEEREKGLTSLRQVHWQTGTEKNISFNDPSYVTWLAYNPTPETSLLRFGYSSMTTPTSLYEINLDSGEQCLLKQAEVKHFSASDYCSERLWITVRDGVEVPVSLVYRRDCYQPGNNPLLVYGYGAYGSSMEPDFSVSRLSLLDRGFVFALTHIRGGGELGQQWYDDGRLLNKMHSFTDFIDISRALVAKGYGNEKQLYAMGGSAGGLLMGAVVNLAPELFKGVVAQVPFVDVLTTMLDESIPLTTGEYDEWGNPGVPRYYDYIKNYSPYDNVSAQAYPHLLITTGLHDSQVQYWEPAKWVAKLRELKTDDNLLLLLTDMDAGHGGKSGRFKQYEDIALEYAFLLMVEEK, translated from the coding sequence ATGAAAGCACCTCAGGCAGAAAAACGTCCGCACTCCCTCACGATGCACGGTGATACCCGCCTTGATCATTACTACTGGCTACGCGACGATACGCGGGAAGATCCGGCCGTGTTGTCGTATCTGCAAGCAGAAAACGCGTATTGCGCTTCACATATGCAACCCAGCGATGCGGTGAAAGAAACGCTGTATCAGGAGATGGTGGCGAGGATCCCGGCGCAGGATGCCTCAGTGCCCTATGTTAAACGTGGCTATCGCTATCAGACGCGCTACGAATCGGGGAAAGAGTACGCGCGCTATGTGCGGCAGCCTGCCTCAGAAACAGAACAGTGGCAACTGCTGCTGGATGAGAATGAACGTGCCGCAGACAGTGAGTTCTATAATATGGGAGCGCTATCCGTTAGTCCGGATAACCGACTGTTGGCGCTGGCTGAGGATAAAATTTCCCGCCGTCAGTATGACATCCGGTTTCGCAACCTGGAGAGCGGGGAGTGGTTACCGGATGTCATTGAGCACGTCTCGGCAAACATGCAGTGGAATGCCGATGCCACCGCAATCTACTACGTGCGCAAGCATCCGCAGACGCTGCTTCCCTATCAGGTGTTCTTGCACCGTCTCGGTGATGATGTCAGCCAGGATCGGTTGGTCTATGAAGAGCAAGACGATACCTATTATGTCAGTCTGGGGGAAACCACCTCTGAAGCGTATATCGTTATCTTTCTGAGCAGTACCACTAGCACAGAAGTTCGCTTGCTGGATGCGCACGACAGTGACGCCGTGCCTCAAGTGTGTATTTCGCGCCGCAAAGATCATGAGTATGGCGTGGACCACTATCAGGGGGCGTTTTATCTGCGCTCGAACCGGGAGGGCAAAAACTTCGGCCTGTATCGCACTACCGACTGGGATGAGTCCGCATTTGAAACGCTCATCGCGCCGCACAGCAGTCGCGTGCTGGAAAGCTTTGAGCTGTTCCGCGATTGGCTGGTGCTGGAAGAACGTGAGAAAGGCTTAACCTCGCTGCGGCAGGTGCATTGGCAGACCGGTACCGAAAAAAACATCAGCTTTAACGATCCCAGTTACGTTACCTGGCTCGCTTACAATCCGACGCCTGAGACGTCACTGCTGCGTTTTGGTTATTCATCCATGACCACGCCGACCTCGCTGTACGAGATTAATCTGGACAGCGGCGAACAGTGCCTGCTCAAACAGGCGGAGGTCAAACACTTCTCCGCGTCGGACTATTGCAGCGAACGCCTGTGGATCACCGTGCGCGATGGCGTTGAGGTGCCGGTGTCGCTGGTGTACCGCCGTGACTGCTATCAGCCCGGCAATAATCCGTTACTGGTGTACGGCTACGGTGCCTACGGTAGTAGTATGGAACCGGATTTTAGCGTGAGTCGCCTTAGCCTGCTCGATCGAGGGTTTGTATTTGCGTTAACGCACATCCGCGGCGGCGGGGAATTGGGGCAGCAATGGTATGACGACGGGCGCTTGCTCAATAAGATGCACTCCTTTACTGATTTTATTGATATCTCCCGCGCATTGGTGGCGAAGGGTTATGGTAATGAAAAGCAGCTTTATGCCATGGGCGGCAGCGCCGGAGGTTTGTTGATGGGTGCGGTCGTTAATCTGGCCCCTGAACTGTTTAAAGGTGTGGTAGCGCAGGTGCCGTTTGTCGATGTGCTGACCACCATGCTTGATGAGTCAATTCCATTGACCACCGGCGAATATGACGAGTGGGGGAATCCTGGTGTGCCGCGTTATTATGACTACATCAAAAACTACAGCCCTTATGACAATGTCAGCGCGCAAGCCTACCCGCATCTGTTGATTACTACCGGACTACATGACTCGCAGGTTCAGTATTGGGAACCCGCCAAATGGGTGGCCAAATTGCGTGAGCTGAAAACTGATGACAACCTGTTACTGCTGTTGACAGATATGGACGCCGGGCACGGGGGAAAATCGGGGCGATTCAAACAATACGAAGACATTGCGCTGGAGTACGCATTTTTACTGATGGTCGAAGAGAAGTAA
- the ftnA gene encoding non-heme ferritin codes for MLKKEMIQQLNDQLNLEFYSANLYLQMSAWCGDKGFEGASAFLKTHSQEEMEHMQRLFNYLDDTGSMPVLGAIAAPPVDFASLADVFEQTYEHEQLITRKINELTHAAMTQQDYSTFNFLQWYVAEQHEEEKLFKSILDKLALVSPAQGGLFFIDQDLKKMTTATTQQ; via the coding sequence ATGCTTAAAAAAGAGATGATTCAACAATTAAACGATCAGCTAAACTTGGAATTCTATTCTGCTAATTTGTACCTGCAAATGAGCGCATGGTGTGGTGATAAAGGGTTTGAAGGCGCGTCAGCATTCCTGAAAACACATTCTCAAGAAGAGATGGAGCATATGCAACGGCTCTTCAATTATCTGGATGACACCGGCAGCATGCCCGTACTGGGGGCTATCGCCGCGCCACCGGTCGATTTCGCATCCCTGGCTGACGTGTTTGAGCAAACCTATGAGCATGAGCAATTAATTACACGGAAAATCAATGAACTGACTCATGCAGCAATGACACAGCAGGATTATTCAACATTCAACTTCCTGCAATGGTATGTGGCTGAACAACATGAAGAAGAGAAATTGTTTAAGTCCATTCTCGACAAGTTGGCATTGGTGAGTCCCGCGCAAGGGGGGCTGTTCTTTATCGATCAAGACCTGAAGAAAATGACGACTGCAACGACGCAACAGTAA
- a CDS encoding DUF4354 family protein produces MKVSMIVATMALAGFSFTANASTPDNIAVYATAQSNGSISVGSKMAYTKSFEVAVVKLSGDDVNLSTLCLKAYSPDNKAFRLDTVDEALTTGILKEGKPVKGIAMFASENAAVLDAAVVKITDDCK; encoded by the coding sequence ATGAAAGTTTCGATGATCGTTGCCACTATGGCTCTGGCTGGTTTTAGTTTTACTGCAAATGCGTCGACGCCGGATAATATAGCGGTATACGCTACAGCACAATCTAACGGCTCAATCTCTGTTGGAAGCAAAATGGCTTACACCAAAAGTTTCGAGGTGGCAGTGGTTAAGCTATCTGGTGATGACGTCAATTTGTCTACGCTGTGTTTAAAGGCGTACTCTCCTGATAATAAAGCGTTCAGGCTTGATACAGTGGATGAGGCATTGACCACCGGTATCTTGAAAGAGGGCAAGCCTGTCAAAGGCATTGCCATGTTTGCCTCTGAAAATGCTGCTGTGCTCGATGCCGCTGTTGTGAAAATAACTGACGATTGTAAATAA
- a CDS encoding leucine-rich repeat domain-containing protein: MLTIKNEGVINSKSLMNTTPAIAISSQATTSEQSAWEYYKIWSEWEKNSSQGMGEQRDVAVGRMRDALERKTDSLDLSMLNLSTLPGIFPKQVKTLDISRNQLHTLTECLPENLQVIDAKNNKLITLPKNLPESLSKVFLSHNRLKRLPENLPSSILIIDVENNQLEGTIRNLPDSLMGLKLKSNRLDTIPSHSPNFIEFLDISNNIVTELPDDLPNSIRSLNVSHNKLTALPRKLPDSIKVLDISHNELTFLTNELPDSLEIFDVSHNKLTTLPDKLPDSIDFLMVHHNKLNKLPDKLPHALDNLQSSSNNLTCIPDKLPKDIRITDFSFNKIEIFPDNLPQTITHLKLNNNNIAAISGKISNLSDRMEIDLKNNKLSAKEKSKIINLQASEYYNGPNIKT, encoded by the coding sequence ATGCTTACTATTAAAAATGAGGGTGTTATAAACTCAAAATCGTTGATGAATACAACGCCAGCGATAGCTATTTCTTCGCAGGCTACAACATCAGAGCAAAGCGCATGGGAATATTATAAGATTTGGTCTGAATGGGAAAAAAACTCTTCACAGGGTATGGGTGAACAACGCGACGTTGCAGTGGGAAGAATGCGAGATGCTCTGGAAAGGAAAACTGATTCCCTTGATTTGAGCATGTTGAACTTAAGCACATTACCTGGCATTTTTCCCAAACAGGTTAAGACTTTGGATATTAGTAGAAACCAACTTCATACACTGACTGAATGCTTACCAGAAAATCTTCAAGTTATAGATGCCAAAAATAACAAATTAATCACTCTCCCTAAAAACTTACCTGAAAGTTTATCTAAGGTATTCCTATCACATAATCGTCTAAAAAGATTACCTGAAAATTTACCTTCATCCATTCTAATTATCGACGTTGAAAACAACCAGTTGGAGGGTACAATCAGGAATCTACCAGACTCTCTTATGGGTTTAAAATTAAAAAGTAACAGACTAGACACAATACCAAGCCATTCGCCTAATTTTATAGAATTTTTAGACATAAGCAATAATATAGTAACTGAATTACCCGATGACTTGCCGAATTCCATCAGATCTTTAAATGTTAGTCATAACAAATTAACTGCTTTGCCCAGAAAATTACCCGATTCAATTAAAGTTTTAGACATAAGCCATAACGAATTAACGTTTCTTACCAATGAGTTACCCGACTCCCTTGAGATTTTTGACGTAAGCCATAACAAACTAACCACTCTGCCCGACAAGTTACCAGACTCCATCGATTTTCTGATGGTTCATCATAACAAATTAAACAAACTCCCTGACAAGTTACCCCACGCCCTTGACAACCTTCAATCAAGCAGTAATAACTTGACTTGCATTCCTGACAAATTGCCAAAAGACATTCGCATTACAGATTTTAGTTTTAATAAAATAGAAATCTTCCCCGATAACTTACCACAAACCATTACTCATTTAAAATTAAACAACAATAATATCGCAGCAATTTCAGGAAAAATATCCAATTTGAGTGATAGAATGGAAATTGACTTAAAGAATAACAAGTTATCTGCAAAAGAAAAATCAAAAATAATCAATTTGCAAGCAAGTGAATACTATAATGGCCCTAATATTAAAACGTAA
- a CDS encoding YrzE family protein, producing MSVAYEAKDIKTISWGSIIAGIVTVMAVSILLSTLGSSLGFAMVEPKSDDPVNGVGMAVGLWTVFSIVISLFAGSFIAGRLAGYDGMIHGFLNWASALLVASVLGAMLVSSSIKTAGSALGSIASATGSMISSGGEALGNGLSRVGDAGQNWFEEIMLDTHLSSDGLQSEVENALVKSGIPTLQPDYLKRQLQGAKQDIMLAARRMAVGTESSEQVAAQLTEKLAQRSKTIAAGINRDDIKRALAQNTDLTPVEADRAVENIISTRDRMVKEVSERLSEAQQNIQQAQQRYEDWKKQAVEQADQMSKAAAKAALWFFFALLIGAVISTLAGAWGAKSKRHV from the coding sequence ATGAGCGTTGCATATGAAGCGAAAGATATTAAAACAATATCATGGGGCAGTATCATTGCAGGTATAGTGACGGTGATGGCCGTGTCTATATTATTATCTACCCTGGGCAGCAGCCTAGGTTTCGCAATGGTCGAGCCGAAGTCAGACGATCCGGTAAATGGCGTGGGAATGGCTGTCGGCCTATGGACCGTGTTCTCCATTGTTATTAGTTTATTCGCGGGATCGTTTATCGCTGGCCGATTGGCGGGTTACGATGGCATGATTCACGGCTTCTTAAATTGGGCTAGCGCGTTACTGGTCGCTTCTGTGTTGGGTGCCATGCTGGTGAGTTCCTCAATAAAAACAGCGGGAAGTGCGCTTGGCTCAATCGCATCAGCCACAGGCTCGATGATTTCCAGCGGTGGTGAAGCTCTGGGCAACGGACTTTCTCGTGTGGGGGATGCAGGGCAAAATTGGTTTGAGGAGATCATGCTTGATACGCACCTTTCAAGTGATGGCTTGCAGAGTGAAGTAGAAAATGCGCTCGTGAAATCGGGCATTCCCACATTACAACCTGATTATCTCAAACGGCAATTGCAAGGTGCTAAACAGGATATCATGCTGGCTGCGCGCCGCATGGCAGTGGGTACAGAATCGAGTGAACAGGTTGCAGCCCAATTAACCGAGAAACTTGCGCAACGGAGTAAGACGATTGCGGCCGGCATTAACCGCGATGATATCAAGCGGGCGTTAGCGCAAAACACCGACCTGACTCCCGTTGAAGCAGACCGGGCGGTCGAAAACATTATCAGTACTCGCGATCGCATGGTGAAAGAAGTGAGCGAGCGCCTCAGCGAAGCACAGCAAAATATACAGCAGGCTCAGCAGCGTTATGAGGACTGGAAAAAGCAGGCGGTTGAACAAGCTGATCAGATGTCAAAAGCAGCGGCAAAAGCGGCGTTATGGTTCTTTTTCGCACTGCTGATCGGTGCCGTAATCAGTACTCTTGCCGGTGCCTGGGGCGCGAAGAGTAAACGTCATGTGTAG
- a CDS encoding DUF2158 domain-containing protein: MFNPGDIVQSKTGGPRMRVLSVEDDRLYCARIDDPIEKEVEISVDSVSFYREEGDFGVC, from the coding sequence ATGTTTAATCCTGGGGATATCGTTCAAAGTAAAACGGGTGGGCCACGCATGCGGGTTCTTAGCGTAGAGGACGATAGGCTTTACTGTGCGAGAATTGACGATCCTATTGAGAAAGAAGTAGAAATAAGCGTTGATAGCGTCTCGTTTTACCGCGAGGAAGGCGATTTCGGCGTGTGTTAA
- a CDS encoding DNA polymerase III subunit theta: MAYNLANLAAQEMDKVNVDLAASGVAFKERYNMPVIPEVVEREQPEHLRDYFRERIAFYRQRSLQFSRLPYEPKAK; the protein is encoded by the coding sequence ATGGCGTATAATCTGGCTAACCTTGCTGCGCAAGAGATGGATAAAGTGAATGTTGATCTCGCAGCCTCTGGCGTGGCGTTCAAGGAACGCTACAACATGCCGGTCATTCCTGAAGTGGTTGAGAGGGAGCAGCCCGAGCATCTGCGTGACTATTTTCGTGAACGCATCGCATTCTACCGCCAACGCTCGTTGCAGTTCTCTCGCCTCCCCTACGAACCCAAGGCAAAATAG